From a single Collibacillus ludicampi genomic region:
- a CDS encoding glycosyltransferase family 4 protein, with amino-acid sequence MQSIHILHLVRPAEGGMLQHVQHLLRGSSASFQVSVACPPDSRLFREAPEGVRRVGIPIYDGWAPYHDLLASLRLKEWMENNPVDILHMHGAKAGLVGRLAARMMKKTPRLVYTIHNFIEPKNRWRKRVYQGLEQWLLRDTDCLITVSHALAKHCGSRLDVSEEKIRIIHNGVALPREPFTVTDARKFLGVANDRFVIGTISRLIYEKGVSFLLDAFHTLLRCGYDMDLVIIGDGPERDKLERMAAKIDTKGRIRFLGHVPDAVRFLRGFDLCVIPSLQEGFGLVAAESMLAGVPLIATFVGGLEEVVQDGETGLLVQPGDACALAKAVERMYMDPPLKRQLAMKGKEYATAYFTVSKMLQETLEVYRACMKERGAFDEEKVSL; translated from the coding sequence ATGCAATCCATCCATATTCTTCATCTTGTTCGTCCCGCGGAAGGAGGCATGCTGCAGCATGTACAGCATCTGCTCAGAGGGTCTTCCGCTTCCTTTCAAGTTTCCGTTGCCTGTCCGCCTGATTCACGTCTCTTTCGTGAAGCTCCTGAAGGAGTCAGACGAGTGGGTATTCCTATTTATGATGGATGGGCGCCATATCATGATCTCTTGGCGTCCTTACGTTTGAAAGAATGGATGGAGAACAATCCAGTGGATATTCTGCATATGCACGGAGCAAAAGCGGGGCTTGTCGGAAGATTGGCTGCACGAATGATGAAAAAAACCCCTCGTCTCGTGTATACCATACATAACTTTATAGAACCGAAGAATAGGTGGCGGAAAAGGGTCTATCAGGGATTGGAACAATGGCTGCTGCGTGATACCGATTGTTTGATCACAGTTTCTCATGCATTGGCAAAACATTGCGGATCTCGACTCGATGTGTCTGAGGAGAAAATCCGTATCATCCATAATGGAGTTGCTCTACCCAGGGAACCTTTTACAGTTACTGATGCAAGGAAATTTCTTGGGGTAGCAAACGACCGTTTTGTCATCGGGACGATCAGTCGTCTGATCTATGAAAAAGGAGTTTCCTTCTTGCTAGACGCATTCCATACGCTTCTGCGTTGTGGTTATGATATGGATCTCGTCATCATCGGTGACGGGCCTGAACGAGACAAGTTGGAAAGAATGGCAGCAAAAATCGATACAAAAGGTCGTATCCGTTTTCTCGGACACGTCCCCGACGCAGTTCGTTTTCTCAGAGGATTCGATCTTTGCGTGATTCCTTCTTTGCAAGAAGGTTTTGGTCTTGTCGCGGCCGAGTCGATGCTTGCGGGTGTTCCCCTGATCGCTACATTCGTGGGGGGATTAGAAGAAGTTGTACAAGACGGAGAAACCGGCCTGCTTGTCCAACCGGGAGATGCGTGTGCACTGGCAAAAGCGGTGGAACGAATGTATATGGATCCGCCTTTGAAACGACAATTGGCAATGAAAGGAAAGGAGTATGCGACTGCCTATTTTACGGTTTCCAAAATGTTACAAGAAACGTTAGAAGTGTATCGTGCTTGCATGAAAGAAAGGGGAGCGTTTGATGAAGAGAAAGTTTCTTTATAA
- a CDS encoding LysM peptidoglycan-binding domain-containing protein gives MKERVKALAMGAILCGALFGSAQASATTYTVQKGDTLYDLSKKTGTTVSAWKIANHLTSDKIQSGKEMNQPMSYRVVEGDTLWKLSQRYNTTVEEIQRANGLQGSLILVGQVLQLPVGSKEVTAAASATPEEPTEGNKTAPVHTDQASPVADAQVVKTLDCVATAYGPADSTGWGGLTKTGKHVAQGMIAVDPNVIPLGSKVWISGYNDPNLPAGGFMATAEDTGGAIRGNRIDIYIHADDATVRKFGVQNVTVKVLK, from the coding sequence ATGAAAGAACGTGTCAAAGCACTGGCTATGGGAGCCATTCTGTGTGGTGCTTTGTTTGGATCTGCACAAGCGTCCGCGACAACATATACGGTACAAAAGGGTGACACACTTTATGACCTCTCGAAGAAGACAGGAACGACTGTGAGCGCCTGGAAGATTGCGAATCATCTTACAAGCGATAAAATTCAGTCGGGAAAAGAAATGAATCAACCGATGTCGTATCGTGTTGTTGAAGGGGATACCCTTTGGAAGCTATCGCAGAGATACAACACGACTGTGGAAGAAATTCAACGAGCAAACGGTTTGCAAGGGTCCTTGATCTTGGTTGGACAAGTCTTACAGCTTCCTGTTGGCAGCAAGGAGGTAACGGCTGCAGCCTCTGCTACACCGGAAGAACCAACAGAGGGGAACAAGACCGCTCCGGTTCATACGGATCAAGCTTCACCTGTTGCCGATGCGCAAGTCGTAAAGACGCTTGATTGTGTAGCGACTGCATACGGTCCTGCAGATTCTACAGGATGGGGCGGTTTGACAAAGACAGGCAAGCACGTAGCACAGGGAATGATCGCCGTGGATCCGAATGTGATTCCACTGGGATCCAAAGTGTGGATTTCCGGCTATAACGATCCGAACCTCCCGGCCGGTGGCTTCATGGCCACTGCTGAAGATACCGGCGGGGCGATTCGTGGCAACCGTATCGATATCTATATTCATGCGGATGACGCTACGGTGCGTAAATTTGGCGTACAAAATGTAACAGTAAAAGTACTGAAGTGA